A genome region from Littorina saxatilis isolate snail1 linkage group LG16, US_GU_Lsax_2.0, whole genome shotgun sequence includes the following:
- the LOC138949722 gene encoding zinc finger and SCAN domain-containing protein 22-like, which translates to MSGEGTRSSDQTHDQTGGRVQPGHLSQFFPTLSAILLRNNVNNGCRKLIPGSLPPLGMPLPVRYVSTPQLQPQKPHQQSEDRSQVRRTVRGCDRLEEKKTEVTTERDTQERLLVRLLRLPVPQCMTGQHSQEPEVKAEVKIEIDVAEEPPLAWCMTQQHSHETEVKIEIDVAEEPQQHSQVSVQADFTTESTASIMKEQTTKTQAEFFDQCSSSQESVKHHNRQVSEHIKSESRDAEDTTVVTGDTQFIPTHQDEGAGAESSAMARDDTAQLTRSPCNSQSPSSQDDLSSEESSTGLDHLTIRRSNSLKGESLQKEMRTQAENSTGQNKRERGHKTPKGNSCTQCNASFRRLHDLKQHVVTHTDVRPHRCAQCNSSFCYPSQLKRHMFTHTGEKPYSCAQCSASFNRPSVLKHHMFTHTGERPYRCTHCSASFALHAVLKRHMFTHTGERPYRCTHCSASFALHAVLKRHLIIHTGERPHRCTQCSASFTRPSTLKRHMETHTG; encoded by the exons ATGAGCGGAGAAGGCACAAGATCAAGCGACCAGACACACGACCAGACAGGGGGTCGGGTTCAACCCGGACACCTCTCACAGTTCTTCCCGACACTTTCTGCAATCTTGCTTAGAAACAA CGTAAACAACGGCTGCAGGAAACTCATACCAGGAAGTTTGCCACCTCTGGGTATGCCACTGCCAGTGAGATATGTTTCTACGCCACAACTACAGCCTCAGAAACCACAT CAGCAGTCAGAGGATAGAAGCCAAGTAAGACGGACAGTGAGAGGCTGTGACAGACTGGAGGAAAAAAAGACAGAGGTCACGACAGAAAGAGATACACAAGAACGACTACTAGTAAGACTACTAAGACTACCCGTGCCACAGTGCATGACAGGGCAACATTCACAAGAGCCAGAGGTCAAGGCAGAGGTCAAGATAGAGATCGACGTGGCGGAAGAACCACCACTAGCATGGTGCATGACACAGCAACATTCACATGAGACAGAGGTCAAGATAGAGATCGATGTTGCAGAAGAACCACAGCAACATTCACAAG tgtCGGTCCAAGCAGACTTCACAACAGAGAGCACAGCAAGTATCATGAAGGAACAGACGACAAAAACTCAGGCTGAATTCTTTGACCAATGTTCTTCATCACAAGAGTCAGTGAAACATCACAACAGACAAGTGAGTGAACACATCAAGTCCGAGTCAAGAGATGCAGAAGACACAACAGTTGTGACGGGGGACACACAGTTCATTCCAACACACCAAGATGAAGGAGCCGGTGCTGAATCAAGCGCAATGGCAAGAGACGACACTGCACAGCTGACAAGGTCACCTTGCAACAGTCAAAGTCCTTCATCACAAGATGACCTATCTTCAGAGGAAAGCAGCACTGGATTGGATCACCTCACCATACGTCGGTCAAACAGTTTGAAGGGGGAAAGTTTACAGAAAGAGATGAGAACACAAGCAGAGAACAGCACAGgacaaaacaaaagagaaagagGACACAAAACACCGAAAGGAAATTCCTGCACACAGTGTAATGCTTCTTTCAGAAGGCTTCATGATTTGAAACAGCATGTGGTAACTCACACAGATGTAAGGCCACATAGATGTGCACAGTGTAATTCATCTTTCTGTTATCCTTCACAATTAAAGCGGCACATGTTCACTCACACAGGTGAAAAGCCATATAGTTGTGCACAGTGCAGTGCATCCTTCAATCGGCCTTCTGTGTTGAAGCATCACATGTTCACTCACACAGGTGAGAGGCCATACAGATGTACACATTGCAGCGCATCCTTTGCTCTCCATGCTGtcttgaagcgacacatgttcacTCACACAGGTGAGAGGCCATACAGATGTACACATTGCAGCGCATCCTTTGCTCTCCATGCTGTCTTGAAGCGACACCTGATAATTCATACAGGTGAAAGACCACATAGATGTACACAATGCAGTGCATCCTTTACTCGGCCTTCAACATTGAAGCGGCACATGGAAACTCACACAGGTTAA